A stretch of the Deltaproteobacteria bacterium IMCC39524 genome encodes the following:
- the nadD gene encoding nicotinate-nucleotide adenylyltransferase, with the protein MKTGILGGTFNPIHLAHLRIAEEVHQTLELDRTLFIPAAEPPHKDVAGEVSFAHRLAMVEAAIKEYPAFQASDLELQRSGKSFSVDTLEILRQEDPQGELYFIIGLDSYRDIASWKNVPRIFSLCHLVVTTRPGVVIKDSLQPLSVAMHRDFCYDEDAKKIRHKSGNYLIFLEETRLDISSTQIRALKRKGQPIEHLVPAAVATYIEENGLYKESPHQ; encoded by the coding sequence ATGAAGACCGGCATCCTCGGCGGCACATTTAACCCGATCCACCTCGCTCACCTGCGCATTGCGGAAGAAGTGCATCAGACGCTTGAACTCGACAGAACACTTTTTATTCCGGCAGCAGAACCTCCCCACAAAGATGTCGCCGGCGAGGTTTCCTTCGCCCACCGTCTCGCCATGGTCGAGGCTGCAATTAAAGAGTACCCGGCCTTCCAGGCCTCCGATCTCGAACTGCAGCGGAGTGGCAAGAGCTTCTCCGTCGACACCTTGGAGATTTTGCGCCAGGAGGACCCGCAAGGGGAACTTTACTTCATCATTGGCCTCGATTCTTATCGTGACATCGCTTCATGGAAAAATGTTCCCCGCATTTTCAGTCTCTGCCACCTGGTTGTAACAACCCGTCCTGGCGTCGTAATCAAGGATTCTCTGCAGCCCCTCTCCGTTGCGATGCACAGAGACTTCTGTTACGATGAAGATGCAAAAAAAATACGCCACAAATCAGGCAATTATCTGATTTTTCTGGAAGAGACCAGACTCGACATCTCATCAACACAGATTCGTGCGCTGAAAAGAAAAGGCCAACCGATTGAGCACCTGGTTCCTGCTGCCGTCGCAACCTACATTGAAGAGAATGGCCTCTATAAAGAGAGCCCGCATCAATAA
- a CDS encoding endonuclease III domain-containing protein yields the protein MPKPTETELLCLYMTLLDHFGPLNWWPADNPFEVVIGAILTQNTAWTNVELAIANLKEEQVLSPDKLADIPIDRLEELIKPSGFFRQKANRLQSLSRHLATEWQGNLNDFCSGSLDEARDRLLARPGIGPETADSILLYAVYRPSFVVDAYTRRIFERVGVLHGDETYAEVREIFTQALPEDVTLYNQYHALIVQLAKTFCKKRKPLCNGCPICRDCRFATQTTLGETNGPCPPKAP from the coding sequence ATGCCTAAACCAACAGAGACAGAACTACTCTGCCTGTACATGACGTTGCTTGACCACTTCGGGCCACTCAACTGGTGGCCGGCGGACAACCCCTTCGAGGTTGTTATCGGTGCCATCCTCACTCAGAATACAGCCTGGACCAATGTAGAACTGGCGATAGCAAACCTTAAAGAAGAGCAAGTTCTTTCCCCTGACAAATTGGCTGACATTCCGATTGATCGGCTCGAAGAGCTAATCAAGCCCTCCGGTTTTTTCCGGCAGAAAGCAAACCGACTGCAAAGTCTTTCCAGACATCTGGCAACGGAATGGCAAGGTAACTTGAACGATTTTTGCAGCGGATCACTTGATGAAGCCAGGGATAGATTGCTTGCCAGGCCCGGAATCGGCCCGGAAACCGCAGATTCTATTCTCCTTTACGCCGTATATCGGCCTTCATTTGTCGTTGATGCCTACACCAGACGCATTTTCGAGCGCGTCGGAGTTTTGCATGGCGACGAGACTTATGCTGAGGTTAGAGAGATCTTTACCCAGGCACTCCCCGAAGACGTTACCCTCTACAACCAATACCACGCACTGATCGTGCAACTGGCCAAGACCTTCTGCAAAAAGAGAAAGCCCCTTTGCAACGGATGCCCGATCTGCAGAGACTGCCGTTTCGCAACCCAGACAACGCTTGGCGAGACAAACGGACCATGCCCGCCCAAAGCCCCATAA
- a CDS encoding PAS domain S-box protein — MSKASAIIKNISLEQALTTIPSGLFVVDTEMHIVYWNPAAERITGYSAEEAVGKHCSFLRGIPCEERCGLFHSDTPKPIIGGRCTIITKSGKTAQLIKNMEFLRDADGEIVGGIESFNDLSQQYALEESLREQATTLEVRVNKRTEELKKSEQRFRIVLDNMDDLAYIANEDLMLTFMNRAMLESFGDRVGESCHEVLHNEKNPCSWCPMDKIFKNRTVRDERKLGGHERTYEIVHTPLPAEDGIRQKLAVCRDITLRKKTEDDLKEANRELDAFAHSISHDLRGILAPVVTYMDFLSITYSEVFDDQILQILGEVERQSERAIALLDDLLDLAQVSHVKAGDNPTDVNMIVNEVVRELTLNNEDSLDIIAEKLPQTWLPETLVYQIFINLLSNANHYVPRESSAIEIGSWDESKSTTYFVRDFGPGVPAKERETIFEIFSRGKRAKGQRGTGVGLAIVRKIALRCMGQVWVEQTPGGGATFCISLPKAPAFGEKPN, encoded by the coding sequence ATGTCAAAAGCCAGTGCCATCATAAAAAACATCTCCCTTGAGCAAGCCCTGACGACTATACCCAGCGGCCTGTTTGTCGTCGACACAGAGATGCATATCGTCTACTGGAATCCTGCCGCGGAGCGGATCACTGGTTATAGTGCCGAAGAAGCCGTCGGAAAGCATTGTTCTTTTTTGCGAGGGATTCCCTGCGAGGAAAGATGCGGGCTTTTTCACTCCGACACCCCTAAGCCGATCATTGGTGGCAGATGTACAATCATTACCAAGTCGGGCAAAACGGCTCAACTGATCAAGAATATGGAGTTTCTTCGCGACGCTGACGGTGAAATTGTCGGCGGCATCGAATCGTTCAACGATCTTTCTCAACAGTACGCATTGGAAGAATCTTTGCGCGAACAGGCGACGACGCTGGAAGTCAGGGTCAATAAGCGCACAGAGGAACTCAAGAAGAGCGAACAACGCTTCCGTATCGTCCTTGACAACATGGACGACTTGGCCTACATCGCCAATGAAGACCTCATGCTCACTTTTATGAACCGTGCCATGCTGGAGTCTTTCGGGGATCGCGTTGGAGAATCTTGCCATGAAGTCCTCCACAACGAAAAAAATCCCTGCTCATGGTGCCCTATGGACAAGATCTTCAAGAACCGCACGGTCCGTGACGAACGCAAGCTCGGCGGGCACGAGAGAACCTACGAAATTGTACACACACCCTTGCCGGCAGAAGACGGCATCAGGCAGAAGCTTGCGGTCTGCAGAGATATTACCCTACGCAAAAAGACGGAAGACGACCTGAAAGAAGCCAATCGTGAACTGGATGCTTTTGCACATTCAATTTCCCATGACCTACGCGGTATTCTCGCCCCGGTCGTCACCTACATGGACTTCCTGAGCATAACCTACAGCGAGGTCTTTGACGACCAGATCCTTCAGATTCTAGGTGAAGTCGAACGCCAGAGTGAGAGGGCCATCGCGCTCCTTGATGATCTTCTGGACCTCGCACAGGTCAGCCACGTTAAAGCCGGCGACAACCCGACAGATGTCAATATGATCGTGAATGAAGTCGTTCGCGAACTGACCCTCAACAATGAGGACAGCCTGGATATCATTGCCGAGAAACTGCCCCAGACGTGGCTTCCCGAAACCCTTGTTTACCAGATTTTCATCAATTTACTGAGCAACGCCAACCACTACGTACCGAGGGAAAGTAGCGCCATCGAAATAGGCAGTTGGGATGAGAGCAAGAGTACCACCTACTTTGTTCGCGACTTCGGTCCGGGCGTTCCTGCGAAGGAACGGGAAACCATTTTTGAGATTTTTTCCCGTGGCAAAAGAGCCAAGGGACAACGCGGCACCGGTGTCGGCCTCGCCATTGTGCGTAAAATTGCCTTGCGCTGCATGGGCCAGGTTTGGGTTGAACAAACGCCCGGTGGGGGCGCAACCTTCTGCATCTCTTTGCCGAAAGCACCGGCCTTCGGAGAGAAACCCAATTAA
- the rsfS gene encoding ribosome silencing factor, producing the protein MLSQDRAQKCAALALDKKAFNVRVLDVRKISSLTDFLVLASGSSDRQVKAAAESVHLGLKSEHATMPIGIEGLNEGRWVLIDYGDVMVHVFHEPVRLFYDLDGLWCDAEEVPIQEDAMAGQETP; encoded by the coding sequence TTGTTATCGCAAGACCGGGCGCAAAAATGCGCCGCTTTAGCCCTCGACAAAAAAGCATTTAACGTCCGCGTTCTCGACGTTCGTAAGATTTCATCACTAACCGATTTTCTTGTCCTCGCTTCCGGCAGCTCGGATCGCCAGGTCAAAGCGGCCGCCGAATCGGTACATCTCGGCCTGAAAAGCGAACACGCTACCATGCCGATCGGTATTGAGGGCCTCAACGAAGGCCGCTGGGTACTGATCGACTACGGTGATGTCATGGTGCACGTTTTCCACGAACCGGTTCGACTCTTCTACGACCTTGACGGTCTCTGGTGTGACGCTGAAGAGGTCCCGATTCAGGAAGACGCTATGGCGGGCCAGGAAACCCCGTGA
- the ileS gene encoding isoleucine--tRNA ligase, with the protein MDYKETLNLPATDFPMRGNLPQREPEIMLRWTELDLDRKLSEPNQEKPNFTLHDGPPYANGNIHIGHALNKILKDIVIKSKRMQGYYAPYVPGWDCHGLPIELKVDQKLGKKKREMTKAEVRKECRTYAKEWVDIQSDEFRRLGIFGDWKHPYLTMTTDYEAATARELARFAERDGLYKGRKPIHWCSSCVTALAEAEVEYEDHTSPSIFVKFPYLDELPAGFDALAEKPLSFVIWTTTPWTIPANLAVCLHPELPYVAIDTGAELLVMAEGLHAQVLAELNITEFKIAKTFQADVFEKKECRHPLYDRASLLVLGDYVTLEAGTGCVHTAPGHGHDDYLTGLRYGLEIYNPVDDYGRYREDLEFFGKEKVPAVNPQVSAKLAEVGALLGEDKLSHSYPHCWRCKKPIIFRATEQWFISMEANQLRQKALEHINDVQWIPHWGRDRIYNMIENRPDWCISRQRSWGVPITVFYCGKCDEALADGKIMHHVADLFEETGSDIWYEKEAKELLPEGTVCPSCGHDDFRKEMDILDVWFDSGVSHAAVVEKKEQLKTPADLYLEGSDQHRGWFHSSLLASVGTRDAAPYKAVLTHGFVLDEKGRPMSKSVGNVVAPEKVIKQYGAEILRLWVATQDYRNDTRVGDAILKQVSEAYRRIRNTARYILGNIHDFDPATDTVADKDLLEIDRWALSRLEELVNRVLKSYESYDFHVLYHAVHNFCSVDMSAFYLDVLKDRLYTSPTESLERRSAQTSMYRILDALTRMMAPVLSFTAEEIWEFIPGEREESVHLAEFPSFEDSLIDNALEEKYERILAVRSDVAKVLELARAEKIIGHSLDARVELAADGALADLLKQESAQLACLLIVSQVEVTDSLENATTGENLPGLKIRVSKADGEKCSRCWNYATTVGDHDDHPEICHRCLQALA; encoded by the coding sequence ATGGACTACAAAGAGACGCTAAATCTTCCGGCAACCGATTTCCCGATGCGCGGCAACCTGCCACAACGCGAGCCGGAAATCATGCTCCGCTGGACCGAACTGGATCTCGACCGCAAACTTAGCGAGCCGAACCAGGAGAAGCCCAACTTCACTCTGCACGACGGCCCTCCCTATGCCAATGGCAACATTCACATTGGCCATGCGCTGAACAAAATCCTCAAAGACATCGTCATCAAAAGCAAGCGGATGCAGGGCTATTATGCGCCTTACGTCCCCGGCTGGGATTGCCATGGCCTGCCGATCGAGCTGAAAGTCGATCAGAAGCTGGGCAAGAAGAAGCGGGAGATGACCAAGGCCGAGGTTCGCAAAGAGTGCCGCACCTACGCCAAAGAATGGGTCGACATCCAGAGTGATGAATTCCGCCGTCTCGGCATTTTCGGTGACTGGAAACATCCCTACCTGACCATGACCACCGATTACGAAGCAGCAACCGCTCGTGAGCTTGCGCGCTTTGCCGAACGAGATGGTCTCTACAAGGGACGCAAACCAATCCACTGGTGTTCTTCCTGCGTAACAGCGCTGGCTGAGGCCGAAGTCGAGTATGAAGACCACACCTCGCCATCGATCTTCGTCAAGTTCCCCTACCTGGACGAGTTACCTGCAGGCTTTGACGCGCTCGCCGAAAAACCCTTGTCGTTTGTTATCTGGACGACGACCCCCTGGACGATTCCAGCCAACCTGGCCGTCTGCTTGCACCCTGAGCTGCCTTACGTCGCCATCGACACCGGCGCCGAGCTGTTGGTCATGGCAGAAGGCCTGCACGCCCAGGTCCTGGCCGAACTCAACATCACTGAATTCAAAATCGCCAAAACCTTTCAGGCTGACGTCTTCGAAAAGAAAGAGTGCCGCCACCCGCTTTACGACCGCGCTTCACTTCTGGTCCTCGGCGATTACGTCACCCTTGAAGCTGGGACCGGATGCGTACACACCGCGCCCGGGCATGGTCATGATGACTACCTGACCGGCCTGCGTTACGGACTCGAAATCTACAACCCGGTTGACGACTACGGTCGTTACCGTGAGGACCTTGAGTTCTTTGGCAAGGAGAAAGTTCCAGCCGTCAACCCTCAGGTCAGCGCCAAGTTGGCAGAAGTTGGCGCGCTGCTCGGCGAAGACAAGCTTTCTCACAGCTACCCCCACTGCTGGCGCTGCAAGAAACCGATCATCTTCCGGGCCACCGAACAGTGGTTCATCTCCATGGAAGCCAATCAACTCCGCCAGAAAGCACTCGAGCACATAAACGATGTACAGTGGATTCCACACTGGGGACGCGACCGCATCTACAACATGATCGAAAACCGTCCCGACTGGTGTATCAGCCGCCAGCGCAGCTGGGGTGTACCGATCACGGTCTTCTATTGCGGCAAATGCGATGAAGCTTTGGCCGATGGCAAGATCATGCACCATGTCGCCGATCTTTTCGAAGAGACGGGCAGCGATATCTGGTACGAAAAAGAAGCCAAAGAGCTCTTGCCTGAGGGCACTGTCTGCCCAAGTTGCGGCCATGATGATTTCCGCAAAGAGATGGACATCCTTGACGTCTGGTTCGACTCCGGCGTTTCGCATGCCGCGGTCGTGGAGAAGAAAGAACAGCTCAAGACACCAGCCGATCTCTACCTCGAAGGCAGTGACCAGCATCGCGGCTGGTTCCATTCCAGCCTGCTCGCCTCGGTCGGCACCCGTGATGCGGCGCCATACAAAGCGGTTCTGACTCATGGCTTCGTGCTCGACGAGAAAGGTCGCCCGATGTCCAAGTCGGTCGGCAATGTCGTCGCTCCAGAAAAAGTCATCAAACAATATGGCGCCGAGATCCTGCGTCTCTGGGTGGCCACCCAGGATTACCGCAACGACACCCGCGTCGGCGATGCGATCCTCAAGCAGGTCTCAGAAGCTTATCGACGCATCCGCAACACGGCCCGCTACATCCTGGGCAACATCCATGATTTCGATCCGGCCACCGACACGGTTGCCGACAAGGATCTGCTCGAGATCGATCGCTGGGCTCTCTCCCGCCTGGAAGAACTGGTTAATCGCGTTCTGAAATCCTACGAATCTTACGATTTCCACGTGCTCTATCACGCTGTACACAACTTCTGTTCTGTCGATATGAGCGCTTTTTACCTCGACGTCCTCAAGGACCGGCTCTACACCTCGCCGACCGAGAGCCTGGAGCGCCGCAGCGCCCAGACCTCTATGTATCGCATCCTGGATGCACTGACCCGCATGATGGCTCCGGTCCTCTCCTTCACCGCTGAAGAGATTTGGGAGTTTATACCTGGAGAGCGTGAAGAGAGTGTCCACTTGGCAGAGTTCCCAAGCTTTGAGGATAGTCTTATCGATAATGCCTTGGAGGAAAAGTACGAACGTATCCTGGCTGTTCGCAGTGACGTTGCCAAAGTTCTCGAATTGGCCCGTGCAGAGAAGATCATCGGTCATTCTCTTGACGCGCGCGTAGAACTCGCTGCCGATGGCGCCTTGGCCGATTTGCTTAAACAAGAGTCGGCACAGCTGGCCTGCCTGTTGATTGTCTCTCAGGTTGAAGTGACAGATAGTCTGGAAAACGCTACTACGGGGGAGAACTTGCCTGGGTTGAAGATCCGCGTCAGCAAGGCCGATGGCGAAAAATGCTCGCGCTGCTGGAACTACGCCACAACAGTTGGTGACCATGATGATCACCCCGAGATCTGCC
- a CDS encoding ribbon-helix-helix domain-containing protein gives MGKSVKNPKKHIVSCRVNEGEMETLQHLTEESGISISELLRQSLLQLCDQPHQGSQQAA, from the coding sequence GTGGGAAAATCTGTCAAAAACCCTAAAAAGCACATCGTTTCTTGCCGCGTCAACGAAGGTGAAATGGAAACCCTTCAACATCTGACCGAAGAGTCCGGCATCAGCATCTCGGAACTCTTGCGACAAAGTCTCTTACAACTTTGCGACCAGCCTCACCAGGGCAGCCAGCAAGCCGCCTGA
- a CDS encoding TraR/DksA C4-type zinc finger protein, with product MSKRFDQVKEQLLKERQNLLQEVSNSYEACREIGQDGVPDIGDMSSAAYSRDVLFNVSETQRQRINDIDVALNQIEKGEYGICMSCGENISPRRMEVRPFSRYCIECKTDIEKFGE from the coding sequence ATGAGTAAACGTTTCGACCAGGTCAAAGAGCAGTTACTGAAAGAACGCCAGAACCTTCTGCAGGAAGTCAGCAATTCCTATGAAGCCTGCCGTGAGATTGGTCAGGATGGCGTACCTGATATCGGTGACATGTCCTCTGCAGCCTACAGTCGCGACGTCCTCTTCAACGTCAGCGAAACGCAACGTCAGCGTATCAACGACATCGATGTAGCCCTGAATCAGATTGAAAAAGGCGAATATGGCATCTGCATGAGCTGCGGCGAAAATATTTCACCCCGGCGGATGGAAGTCAGGCCATTTTCCCGTTATTGTATAGAATGCAAAACCGACATTGAAAAATTTGGTGAATAA
- a CDS encoding tetratricopeptide repeat protein, protein MIYLAILTFVFVIFAFCFLYFWGINPGDMTVFYAAGEGLTFPAPIIIIGAILIGLLLGNGLHILSLIAHSFSHWRRDQSQKKAQETNAIYREGVGRLLSGDLKKARTLLNKAIDRDPKRVDTLIAMANLAAQEGNSTESLGLLRKAGDLDPKSLEVLFKTAAIQEETGHDDEAMASYQELISREKDNRKALRSLRDLYIKHDRWQEALETQRQVLKAGPGANRVADEKALLLYLRYEVASQSILNGSADQAKSELKDILRQEPDFAPAQVSLGDALVALNQGDDAVKIWQEGYKKLGKGVFLERLEDYFMEREDPSSLLNFFRSEVLEQGDDLMFRLFYGKLCLRLEMVDEAKEQLQAVESSGVESPQVHLLLAETYRRCREPEQAISEYKKALGISKRLHLNFVCEKCQHVSAEWNSRCPACGEWNASSLVDRKLIQDARPLALDKMVIHHGEQKEWAGA, encoded by the coding sequence ATGATTTATCTGGCAATATTAACCTTCGTTTTTGTTATTTTTGCATTCTGCTTCCTCTACTTCTGGGGCATCAACCCGGGAGATATGACAGTCTTCTACGCGGCAGGCGAGGGACTGACCTTTCCGGCTCCAATCATTATCATCGGCGCGATTCTGATCGGCTTGCTGCTGGGCAACGGGCTGCATATTCTGAGTCTTATCGCTCATTCATTTTCTCATTGGCGTCGCGACCAGAGCCAGAAAAAGGCCCAGGAGACAAATGCCATTTATCGCGAAGGCGTCGGCCGGCTCCTCTCCGGCGACCTGAAAAAAGCGCGTACCCTTCTAAACAAGGCCATTGATCGTGACCCCAAACGGGTCGACACTCTGATCGCCATGGCCAACCTGGCCGCCCAGGAGGGTAACTCCACGGAGAGCCTTGGCCTGTTGCGAAAAGCAGGGGATCTGGACCCGAAAAGTCTCGAGGTTCTTTTCAAGACGGCAGCGATCCAGGAAGAGACCGGCCATGATGATGAGGCCATGGCTTCTTACCAGGAACTTATTAGCCGCGAAAAGGACAACCGTAAAGCGCTTCGCTCTCTGCGAGATCTCTACATCAAGCACGACCGCTGGCAGGAGGCTCTTGAAACCCAGCGTCAGGTGCTCAAGGCCGGACCGGGCGCTAACCGCGTTGCCGATGAGAAAGCCCTGCTTCTCTACCTGCGCTATGAAGTGGCCAGCCAGTCAATATTGAACGGTTCTGCAGATCAGGCTAAATCGGAACTGAAGGACATCCTGCGCCAGGAGCCTGACTTTGCTCCGGCGCAAGTCTCCCTTGGTGATGCCCTGGTCGCTTTAAACCAGGGAGACGACGCGGTCAAAATCTGGCAGGAAGGCTACAAGAAGCTTGGCAAAGGTGTTTTCCTCGAACGTCTTGAGGACTACTTCATGGAGCGTGAAGATCCTTCTTCACTCCTGAACTTCTTCCGCAGCGAAGTCCTCGAGCAAGGTGATGATCTCATGTTCCGCCTCTTCTATGGCAAGCTCTGTCTTCGCCTGGAAATGGTCGACGAGGCCAAAGAGCAACTTCAGGCGGTCGAGAGTTCCGGCGTCGAATCCCCTCAAGTGCATCTCCTGCTTGCAGAAACCTACCGTCGCTGCCGCGAGCCGGAGCAGGCCATCAGTGAATACAAAAAGGCTCTTGGCATCTCCAAACGCCTGCACCTGAACTTCGTCTGTGAAAAATGTCAGCACGTTTCTGCCGAATGGAACAGTCGTTGTCCAGCCTGCGGCGAATGGAATGCGAGCAGTCTGGTCGATCGCAAGCTGATTCAGGATGCACGTCCTCTCGCTCTCGACAAGATGGTCATCCATCACGGCGAGCAAAAAGAATGGGCAGGTGCATGA
- a CDS encoding 23S rRNA (pseudouridine(1915)-N(3))-methyltransferase RlmH: MKLSLLCVGRLNLPFANDGCAEFTGRLKRYLPLVIHEIKEHKTGRKQDLPRIVATEGEALGQKIPPGAFVIALDQGGKKLSSEGLADLMQDHMLRSIPEWTLLIGGPYGLSDSLKKRADLTLSLSPMTLTHQMARLLLLEQLYRCCTIIRNEPYHHQ; encoded by the coding sequence GTGAAATTAAGCCTGCTCTGTGTCGGTCGCCTTAACCTGCCGTTCGCGAATGATGGCTGCGCCGAATTTACCGGGAGGTTGAAACGTTACCTGCCCCTCGTCATCCATGAGATCAAAGAGCATAAGACGGGACGCAAACAGGACCTGCCACGCATCGTTGCTACAGAGGGTGAAGCTCTCGGGCAGAAGATCCCGCCCGGAGCCTTTGTGATTGCACTGGACCAGGGCGGCAAGAAGCTAAGTTCTGAGGGGCTTGCAGACCTGATGCAAGATCACATGCTGCGCAGCATTCCGGAATGGACGCTTTTAATTGGTGGCCCCTATGGCCTGAGTGACTCCTTGAAGAAACGGGCAGACCTGACCCTCTCCCTGTCACCCATGACCCTGACTCATCAGATGGCACGCCTGCTGCTGCTTGAACAACTCTACAGATGTTGTACGATTATTCGCAACGAACCCTACCACCACCAGTAG
- the gpmI gene encoding 2,3-bisphosphoglycerate-independent phosphoglycerate mutase: MKKPVALIILDGWGINENCENNAVCLAKTPRLDDLFQSYPSTWLNASGLNVGLPEGQMGNSEVGHLNIGAGRIIYQDLTRISQSIAEGDFFTNRVLLEALQQIHKAGGKLHLMGLLSDGGVHSHNTHLYALIELAKRQGVEACIHAFMDGRDTPPQSGAEYLAQLETELKRIQHGQLATVIGRYYAMDRDNRWDRVSRAWQAITLGQGHAVNSSAEAIEAAYAAGQTDEFVEPQVIQKNGTPVGPINDQDGIIFFNFRADRAREITRPFTQKDFNKFERVQTPQLSTFVCLTEYDETFDLPIAYSTESYPKILGEVVAAAGMNQLRIAETEKYAHVTFFFNGGIEAPFNNEDRALIPSPKEVATYDLKPEMSAPEVTEEVIRRIQSEHYDLIILNFANPDMVGHTGVLPAAIKAMETVDLCTGRVIDALLATGGCALITADHGNCEKMLDENGTPHTAHTANRVPLIFVDAAKRDCSLQPGILADIAPTILNLLGLEVPAEMTGTNLIS, translated from the coding sequence ATGAAAAAACCGGTAGCACTGATCATTCTGGACGGCTGGGGAATTAACGAGAATTGCGAGAACAACGCCGTCTGCCTGGCAAAGACTCCACGCCTGGATGATCTGTTTCAGAGCTACCCGTCGACCTGGCTGAATGCCTCGGGCCTCAATGTCGGCCTGCCGGAAGGGCAGATGGGCAACTCGGAGGTCGGACATCTCAATATCGGCGCCGGCCGTATCATCTACCAGGATCTGACCCGCATCAGTCAGAGCATTGCCGAGGGAGATTTCTTTACCAATCGGGTCCTGCTCGAAGCCCTGCAGCAGATCCACAAAGCTGGCGGCAAACTCCACCTGATGGGGCTGCTCTCAGACGGCGGCGTCCATTCGCACAACACCCACCTCTACGCCTTGATCGAACTGGCTAAACGCCAGGGAGTTGAAGCCTGCATCCACGCCTTTATGGATGGTCGAGACACGCCTCCGCAGAGCGGAGCAGAGTATCTCGCACAACTTGAAACGGAGCTAAAGCGCATCCAACACGGGCAACTGGCAACCGTCATCGGCCGCTACTACGCTATGGATCGAGACAATCGCTGGGATCGTGTATCGCGAGCATGGCAGGCGATAACCCTCGGCCAGGGGCACGCGGTCAATTCAAGCGCTGAGGCGATCGAAGCGGCCTACGCGGCCGGCCAAACCGATGAGTTTGTCGAACCACAGGTCATCCAAAAAAATGGCACGCCGGTCGGCCCCATCAATGATCAGGATGGCATCATCTTTTTCAATTTCCGCGCAGACCGGGCCAGAGAAATCACCCGTCCCTTCACACAAAAAGACTTCAATAAATTTGAACGTGTGCAAACACCTCAACTCTCAACCTTTGTCTGCCTGACTGAATACGATGAAACCTTTGACCTGCCGATCGCTTATAGCACCGAAAGTTATCCCAAGATTCTCGGCGAAGTTGTTGCAGCCGCCGGGATGAACCAGTTGCGGATTGCCGAGACCGAAAAATATGCCCACGTCACCTTCTTCTTCAACGGTGGCATCGAAGCTCCTTTTAACAACGAAGATCGCGCACTGATTCCATCACCCAAAGAGGTCGCTACATACGACCTGAAACCCGAGATGAGCGCTCCTGAAGTCACCGAAGAGGTTATCAGACGTATTCAATCAGAACACTATGATCTGATTATCCTGAACTTTGCCAACCCAGACATGGTGGGCCATACAGGAGTTCTGCCAGCGGCAATCAAGGCTATGGAAACGGTTGACCTCTGCACCGGTCGAGTTATTGATGCTTTGCTGGCGACAGGAGGCTGTGCTCTGATAACAGCTGACCACGGCAATTGCGAAAAGATGCTCGATGAAAACGGCACGCCTCATACCGCGCACACGGCAAACAGGGTTCCGCTCATCTTCGTTGACGCTGCAAAACGCGACTGCAGTCTTCAGCCCGGCATCCTTGCTGATATTGCACCCACCATTCTCAACCTGCTGGGCCTCGAAGTTCCTGCTGAGATGACAGGCACGAACCTTATTTCATAA
- a CDS encoding ComF family protein, whose protein sequence is MWVNLRRALSAGIDLFLPPACLLCGQLLPPGFDPQEFCAECQASMPPLGRSHCSCCSQPFPASSSQHLCATCLQRPAAFSTVHAACSYQERVKDAIHQLKYRNQVNLAEPLGKLLGKSLEVAEVGFKPECIIPVPLHPGRLKKRGYNQALEISRPLARKMQVPIDTTLLQRTLKTPPQQGLTAAERRSNLRNAFIVTTTPSARNILLVDDVMTTGETVRECSRVLMKNNIAEVQVAVIGRA, encoded by the coding sequence ATGTGGGTCAACTTGCGTCGTGCACTATCGGCAGGTATCGACCTGTTTTTACCACCGGCCTGCCTGCTCTGTGGACAGCTTCTGCCCCCAGGCTTCGACCCGCAGGAATTCTGCGCAGAATGTCAGGCAAGCATGCCGCCCCTGGGGAGATCACACTGCAGTTGTTGCAGCCAACCTTTCCCCGCATCTTCATCACAACATCTCTGTGCAACTTGCCTGCAGCGACCAGCTGCCTTTTCAACCGTCCACGCGGCCTGCTCCTACCAGGAGCGCGTCAAAGACGCCATCCATCAGCTAAAGTATCGCAACCAGGTCAACCTGGCAGAGCCCCTAGGAAAACTTCTCGGCAAATCGCTTGAGGTTGCTGAAGTCGGCTTCAAGCCAGAGTGTATTATTCCGGTCCCCTTACACCCCGGTCGCTTGAAAAAACGTGGCTACAACCAGGCGCTTGAAATCTCTCGGCCGCTGGCCAGAAAGATGCAGGTTCCTATCGATACCACTCTTTTACAACGCACCCTTAAAACACCGCCACAGCAAGGGCTGACCGCCGCAGAGAGAAGAAGTAATCTACGCAACGCTTTCATAGTCACCACAACACCCTCTGCACGAAACATCTTACTGGTCGATGATGTTATGACGACCGGTGAAACAGTCCGTGAGTGCAGCAGGGTTCTTATGAAAAACAATATTGCTGAGGTTCAGGTTGCCGTGATCGGACGCGCTTGA